A genomic region of Oenanthe melanoleuca isolate GR-GAL-2019-014 chromosome 25, OMel1.0, whole genome shotgun sequence contains the following coding sequences:
- the CKS1B gene encoding cyclin-dependent kinases regulatory subunit 1, protein MAHKQIYYSDKYDDEEFEYRHVMLPKDIAKLVPKTHLLSESEWRNLGVQQSQGWVHYMIHEPEPHILLFRRPLPKKPEK, encoded by the exons ATGGCGCACAAACAGATCTACTACTCCGACAAGTACGATGATGAGGAGTTTGAGTACCG GCACGTGATGCTGCCCAAGGACATCGCCAAGCTGGTGCCCAAGACCCACCTGCTGTCGGAGTCGGAGTGGCGGAACCTGGgggtgcagcagagccagggctgggtcCACTACATGATCCACGAGCCAG AGCCCCACATCCTACTCTTCCGACGGCCATTGCCCAAGAAGCCAGAAAAGTGA